The proteins below come from a single Panicum hallii strain FIL2 chromosome 7, PHallii_v3.1, whole genome shotgun sequence genomic window:
- the LOC112899526 gene encoding uncharacterized protein LOC112899526, producing the protein MAVNPLDLWNRWAIQILLLFSLSLHVLLLPLAGIRRRRASMFLRVPLWLAYHLADTIGIYAIGLLSLSSAPRDHRLMPFWAPFLLLHRGGPDSIAAYAFHDNQLWLRHLQVFIVKVLAATYVLYKHLPRGDTFLILAAFLMWAVGIGKYAERVVAIRGGNMSSIRNSLKKQPPARHHHFHHWDQGLLKRTIDEEEASLCRAHHMFHICKRATVDSWLEKDPEHNTFEMLRSLRKEGSKGMWAFAEMELSLLYDILYTKAAVIHTWPGYFIRFASSATTAASSLLFHFSGRDGHKVDVAVTYALLAGAFLMEVASLLNALGSTWAYAFLCTTRWSWLRYAALCTGRWGRLRRIVKAIKGMVGSNQSGRRWSGKMGQYNMLHYRSRRERAYTPLLGRFASMLGFEEWWNRKHYSATVDISDGLKQGLFEYIHRLTETGLNSQGVIRKSWGQDALEREDRDLYDRIKKDRNLGVEFQEGVIIWHIGTDIFLAKSSRDAGDDTADLVKDIRMLSNYLMFLLVDHPKMLPGLAQNMLYRRTCENLSDRCKQNHGYPRTGNVGAVLKEIFRLNDGPNVTELSHVNELANAVYKEMPEYSHSVPRLCYANGVAEELLDREKDKGSKAVLKLVLDVWMDFLVYAANRCSRESHAKTLSSGGELTSVVWIMTDFLNQEAYARHRD; encoded by the coding sequence ATGGCTGTGAACCCACTGGACCTGTGGAACCGTTGGGCCATCCAGATCCTACTGCTCTTCAGCCTGAGCCTGCATGTCCTCCTCCTACCCCTCGCCGGAATCCGGCGACGCAGGGCCTCTATGTTTCTGAGGGTCCCTCTATGGCTGGCATACCACCTGGCTGACACAATAGGGATTTATGCAATTGGACTCCTCTCCCTGAGCAGCGCGCCGCGGGACCACCGGCTCATGCCATTCTGGGCACCCTTCCTTCTACTGCACCGTGGCGGCCCAGACAGCATAGCCGCGTACGCGTTCCATGACAACCAACTCTGGCTGCGCCACCTGCAGGTTTTCATCGTGAAGGTCCTAGCAGCAACGTACGTCCTCTACAAGCATCTACCCAGAGGCGACACCTTCCTTATCCTGGCCGCCTTCTTGATGTGGGCGGTCGGCATCGGCAAGTATGCAGAGAGGGTTGTGGCGATCAGAGGCGGTAACATGAGCAGCATCCGAAACTCTCTCAAGAAGCAACCACCCGCCAGGCATCATCACTTCCATCATTGGGATCAAGGATTACTGAAGAGGACCATCGACGAAGAAGAAGCATCCTTGTGCCGTGCTCATCACATGTTCCATATATGCAAGCGAGCAACAGTGGATTCCTGGCTGGAGAAAGATCCAGAACACAACACCTTTGAGATGCTCAGGTCCCTTAGGAAGGAAGGCTCCAAGGGTATGTGGGCGTTCGCGGAGATGGAGCTCTCCCTGTTGTACGACATCCTCTACACCAAGGCTGCCGTGATCCACACTTGGCCAGGTTACTTCATCCGTTTCGCCTCATCTGCCACCACTGCTGCCTCATCTCTGCTGTTCCATTTCAGTGGCAGGGATGGTCACAAGGTAGATGTTGCCGTCACTTACGCCTTGCTGGCTGGGGCATTCCTTATGGAGGTAGCGTCCCTGCTGAACGCCCTAGGATCCACATGGGCATATGCATTCTTGTGCACCACACGGTGGAGTTGGCTCCGGTACGCAGCCCTATGTACCGGAAGGTGGGGCCGGCTTCGCCGGATTGTCAAGGCCATCAAGGGAATGGTTGGCAGCAACCAGTCAGGTAGGAGGTGGTCGGGCAAAATGGGGCAGTATAACATGTTACACTACCGCAGTCGCCGCGAGAGGGCCTATACACCCCTTTTGGGCAGATTCGCCTCGATGTTGGGATTCGAGGAGTGGTGGAACAGGAAGCACTACTCTGCAACAGTTGACATTTCTGATGGCCTGAAGCAGGGTCTGTTCGAGTACATACACAGACTGACAGAGACGGGTTTGAATTCACAGGGTGTGATCAGGAAGAGCTGGGGTCAAGACGCGCTTGAGAGGGAGGACAGGGACTTGTACGACCGCATCAAGAAAGACAGAAACCTCGGCGTTGAGTTCCAAGAGGGAGTCATAATCTGGCACATCGGCACAGACATCTTCCTGGCCAAGAGCAGTAGAGATGCCGGTGACGACACAGCTGATCTTGTGAAGGATATAAGGATGCTGTCCAATTACTTGATGTTCCTCCTCGTGGACCACCCTAAAATGCTCCCAGGCCTTGCCCAGAACATGCTGTACCGGCGAACCTGCGAAAATCTATCAGACAGGTGCAAGCAGAACCATGGTTATCCAAGAACTGGAAATGTTGGTGCGGTGCTCAAGGAAATATTCCGCCTGAATGATGGCCCTAATGTCACGGAACTGAGCCATGTAAATGAGCTCGCAAACGCTGTGTACAAAGAGATGCCGGAATACAGCCATAGTGTCCCTCGCCTCTGTTATGCTAATGGAGTTGCTGAGGAACTACTTGACAGAGAGAAGGACAAAGGCAGCAAGGCCGTGTTGAAATTGGTCCTTGATGTCTGGATGGATTTCCTAGTGTACGCAGCCAATCGATGCAGCAGGGAATCCCACGCCAAGACGCTCAGCAGCGGCGGTGAGCTGACAAGCGTCGTCTGGATTATGACAGACTTCCTCAACCAAGAAGCGTATGCACGTCATAGGGATTGA